In candidate division Zixibacteria bacterium HGW-Zixibacteria-1, the following are encoded in one genomic region:
- a CDS encoding type I citrate synthase: MATLQNKLAKMIPQLRDELKELGKLHGDKKISDVTVGQAYGGMRGVKAMICDTSVVYPDKGLIIRGIPIMDLRDKLPEEIFYLLCTGELPDKTALKALQKEYAERSKVPTYVWKVLEAMPKDSHPMAMLNTAILVMQRESEFKKAYDKGMAKTDYWKPMLEDSLNLLAKLPGIAAGVYRMRFNKGNRIAYKKDLDWGANYANMLGIKDKSGVFTKLIQLYLTLHCDHEGGNVSAFSCHTVGSALSDAYYAVSAGLNGLAGPLHGLANQECLGWVLDTMKKFNGVPSDEQIDKYAWETLNGGKVIPGYGHAVLRVTDPRFSAFLAFGKENLPESPVFQTVAKVYDIVPEVLKKHGKAKNPWPNVDAGSGALLYHFGLTEFPYYTVLFSVSRAMGMLSQLIINRAVGTAITRPKSVSTEWIKQNIQ, translated from the coding sequence ATGGCCACATTACAAAACAAACTTGCCAAGATGATTCCTCAGTTGCGAGATGAACTGAAAGAACTTGGCAAATTACACGGAGACAAGAAGATCTCCGACGTGACCGTGGGCCAGGCATACGGTGGTATGCGCGGCGTGAAGGCCATGATCTGTGACACTTCGGTCGTTTATCCGGACAAAGGTCTGATTATTCGCGGAATCCCGATTATGGATTTGCGGGATAAACTGCCCGAGGAAATTTTCTATCTGCTGTGCACCGGAGAACTTCCCGACAAAACCGCTCTCAAGGCTCTGCAGAAAGAATACGCCGAAAGATCAAAAGTTCCGACCTATGTTTGGAAAGTCCTTGAAGCGATGCCCAAGGATTCGCATCCGATGGCTATGCTAAATACCGCTATCCTGGTCATGCAGCGCGAATCCGAATTCAAAAAAGCATACGACAAGGGTATGGCCAAAACCGATTACTGGAAACCGATGTTGGAAGATTCCCTGAATCTCCTGGCCAAGCTGCCCGGAATCGCCGCCGGCGTTTACCGTATGCGTTTCAACAAGGGCAACAGAATCGCCTACAAAAAAGACCTCGACTGGGGCGCCAATTATGCCAACATGCTCGGCATCAAGGACAAATCGGGCGTCTTCACCAAGCTGATTCAACTGTACCTGACCCTGCATTGCGACCATGAAGGCGGCAATGTCAGTGCCTTCAGTTGTCATACTGTCGGTTCGGCCCTGTCCGATGCCTATTATGCCGTTTCAGCAGGTCTGAACGGATTGGCCGGCCCTCTGCACGGTTTGGCCAATCAGGAATGTCTCGGCTGGGTTCTGGATACCATGAAAAAATTCAATGGTGTTCCGTCCGACGAGCAGATTGACAAATACGCATGGGAAACCCTGAATGGCGGCAAAGTTATTCCGGGATACGGCCATGCCGTTCTCCGCGTGACTGACCCGAGATTCAGCGCCTTCCTGGCCTTCGGTAAAGAAAACCTGCCGGAAAGCCCGGTCTTCCAGACGGTTGCCAAAGTTTATGACATCGTTCCGGAAGTTCTCAAGAAGCACGGCAAGGCCAAGAATCCGTGGCCCAATGTCGATGCCGGTTCCGGCGCTCTGCTGTATCATTTCGGCTTGACCGAATTCCCTTACTACACTGTCCTCTTCTCGGTTTCGCGTGCCATGGGTATGCTGTCACAGTTGATTATCAACCGTGCCGTCGGCACCGCCATCACTCGTCCGAAATCAGTCAGCACCGAGTGGATCAAGCAGAATATTCAGTAA
- a CDS encoding flotillin encodes MSSLIIIIIATVVVAAAIVLIIFKNYRKVGPNEVLIISGGRKRTITLPDGSSRQVGYRFRIGGGTFVKPFVEQAQILPLEIIPMEIKVDDAISTNGIRSTVKGTAEVKIAGDEASIHLAAEQFLGKPLPDIRDVALRTLEGSTRALIGTMNLESINKNRKDFAKAVFDDVGAYFANMGLKLLSFNLKEITDPSGYLEALGRPKIVQARRDAEVAEAEAARDAIIKSADAKKEGDIAKIIAETKVANANQSFELNRAELQKALNFKKADADFAYELQRHKLNQELKAEEAKVKIIEKDSAIALEKKEIARVEQELEAKVRKPAEAEQFRLEAEAKGMAEAKRIQGLIEAELIEKIGQAEADSMRRKAESYNSYSQPAVLQMIFDKLPELAREMATPLSKVDKIVMVSNDGKVGSSKITGEVASMMSQLPTVVKSLSGFDLEDWLQKLSEKKKEAKTETSHKSSSADGQK; translated from the coding sequence GTGAGTTCCCTCATTATAATCATCATTGCTACTGTTGTCGTTGCCGCGGCAATAGTGCTAATTATTTTCAAGAACTATCGCAAGGTCGGCCCCAATGAGGTGCTGATTATTTCCGGAGGCAGAAAACGCACGATTACTCTGCCGGATGGGTCATCACGGCAGGTGGGATACCGGTTCCGTATCGGCGGCGGTACTTTTGTCAAGCCGTTTGTCGAGCAGGCACAGATTCTTCCCCTCGAAATCATCCCGATGGAAATAAAGGTTGATGATGCCATCTCGACCAACGGCATCCGTTCGACTGTAAAAGGGACCGCCGAAGTAAAAATCGCCGGCGATGAAGCTTCGATCCATCTGGCTGCCGAACAGTTTCTTGGCAAACCTCTGCCTGACATCCGTGACGTCGCCCTGAGAACCCTGGAAGGTTCGACCCGCGCTTTGATCGGGACCATGAATCTCGAATCGATTAACAAAAACCGGAAAGACTTTGCCAAAGCGGTCTTTGACGATGTCGGCGCCTATTTCGCCAATATGGGCCTGAAATTGCTTTCCTTCAACCTGAAAGAGATCACCGACCCCTCGGGTTACCTGGAAGCGCTCGGACGTCCGAAAATCGTCCAGGCCAGACGTGACGCCGAGGTGGCCGAGGCGGAAGCGGCTCGTGATGCCATCATTAAGTCGGCCGATGCCAAAAAAGAGGGAGATATCGCCAAGATCATAGCCGAGACCAAAGTGGCCAACGCCAACCAGTCTTTTGAGCTTAATCGCGCCGAACTCCAGAAGGCTCTCAATTTCAAGAAAGCCGACGCTGATTTTGCCTATGAACTGCAGCGGCATAAATTGAATCAGGAATTAAAGGCCGAGGAAGCCAAGGTCAAGATCATCGAGAAAGATTCCGCCATCGCCTTGGAGAAAAAGGAAATCGCCCGGGTGGAGCAGGAACTCGAAGCCAAGGTCCGCAAGCCGGCCGAAGCCGAGCAGTTCCGTCTTGAAGCCGAGGCCAAAGGTATGGCCGAGGCCAAGCGTATTCAGGGATTGATCGAAGCCGAACTGATCGAGAAGATCGGTCAGGCTGAAGCCGATTCCATGCGCCGCAAAGCGGAATCATACAATTCTTACTCTCAGCCGGCGGTGCTTCAGATGATCTTCGATAAATTGCCTGAACTGGCCCGCGAGATGGCTACGCCTCTTTCAAAAGTGGATAAAATTGTTATGGTCTCCAATGACGGCAAAGTGGGATCATCAAAGATAACCGGCGAGGTGGCTTCGATGATGTCGCAATTGCCGACTGTGGTTAAGTCTCTCTCCGGATTCGACCTTGAAGATTGGCTGCAAAAGCTTTCGGAGAAGAAAAAGGAAGCGAAGACCGAGACCTCTCATAAATCGTCCTCGGCAGACGGCCAGAAATAA
- the trxB gene encoding thioredoxin-disulfide reductase, whose translation MAEKNYDIVIVGGGPGGLTAGLYGARANQKTVLIEKYMPGGQIANTHEVEDYPGFDLISGPELSMKMTEHAKRFGLEIISDEVVEVYSEGHDRVVACASGDIYRAKAVIVSTGGSPHKLNVPGEKEFSGRGVSYCAICDGAFFKDQIIAVSGGGDAAVEEGMFLTKFGKKVIVIHRRDQLRAQKIIQDRAFKNPKMEFIWDSVVESINGDEKVNSLTLKNVKTGKTSELEVGAIFVFIGFVPNSNIFREELKKDAGGYIITNDRMETSIKGIYACGDVRSQLVRQITNAVGDGTTAAVAADKYIEELEG comes from the coding sequence ATGGCTGAAAAGAACTATGATATTGTAATTGTCGGGGGCGGGCCGGGCGGCCTGACGGCCGGATTGTATGGAGCCAGAGCCAACCAAAAGACCGTTTTAATCGAGAAATACATGCCCGGCGGTCAAATTGCCAACACCCATGAGGTTGAGGATTACCCCGGATTCGATTTGATCTCGGGTCCGGAATTATCCATGAAGATGACCGAGCATGCCAAACGGTTCGGGCTGGAAATAATCTCGGACGAGGTCGTCGAAGTTTACAGCGAAGGACATGATCGCGTTGTCGCCTGCGCTTCCGGTGATATCTACCGGGCCAAAGCGGTTATAGTCTCCACCGGCGGATCACCCCACAAGTTGAACGTTCCGGGAGAAAAAGAATTCAGCGGGCGGGGTGTCTCATATTGCGCCATCTGCGATGGGGCCTTTTTCAAGGACCAAATTATTGCCGTATCCGGCGGCGGCGATGCCGCGGTCGAGGAGGGCATGTTTCTGACCAAATTCGGGAAGAAAGTGATCGTGATTCATCGCCGTGATCAGCTCCGGGCTCAAAAGATTATTCAGGATCGGGCCTTCAAGAATCCAAAAATGGAATTTATCTGGGATTCAGTCGTCGAGAGTATCAATGGTGATGAGAAGGTAAACAGCCTGACCCTGAAAAATGTGAAAACGGGAAAGACATCGGAACTCGAGGTCGGCGCAATTTTTGTTTTTATAGGGTTTGTGCCGAATTCGAATATTTTCCGCGAAGAGCTAAAGAAGGACGCCGGGGGGTATATAATCACCAATGATCGCATGGAAACATCGATCAAGGGCATATATGCCTGCGGCGATGTCCGATCGCAGCTCGTTCGTCAGATTACGAATGCGGTCGGCGACGGCACCACTGCGGCTGTCGCGGCGGATAAATATATCGAAGAACTGGAAGGCTGA
- a CDS encoding nucleoside-diphosphate kinase, with protein MANTLGIIKPDGVRRKLVGKIISKIEGAGLIIRGMKVLKIDREQAERFYAVHESRPFYKSLVEFMTSGPVVVMVIGGHGAIEHWRDLMGATDPAKAKYNTIRREYGTSIEKNVVHGSDGEATAKIEVAFFFDQDEILPKGV; from the coding sequence TTGGCTAATACACTCGGTATAATCAAACCGGACGGTGTCCGGCGCAAGCTGGTCGGGAAAATCATCAGCAAAATTGAAGGTGCCGGCCTGATCATTCGGGGAATGAAAGTCCTCAAAATCGACCGCGAGCAGGCGGAAAGATTCTACGCCGTCCACGAGAGCAGACCCTTCTATAAATCACTTGTGGAATTTATGACTTCCGGCCCGGTTGTAGTTATGGTAATCGGCGGACATGGCGCCATCGAGCACTGGCGCGATTTGATGGGCGCCACCGATCCGGCCAAAGCAAAATACAATACTATCCGCCGTGAATATGGCACCTCAATCGAGAAGAATGTTGTTCATGGTTCTGACGGTGAAGCAACCGCCAAGATCGAAGTGGCCTTCTTCTTCGACCAAGACGAAATTTTGCCAAAGGGTGTTTAA
- a CDS encoding aminotransferase class I and II codes for MISNRIGRLELSPTLRINAKAKAMKAEGIDVIDFSVGEPDFPTPADIKEAGKKAIDDNFTKYTANDGIPELKSAIRARLKEDHGLEYANNEIIVSSGAKQGLYNLFMAILNRDEEVIIPAPYWVSYPQQVLMVKGKPVIVQTKEENGFRLTADELKANLNFNTKAIIINNPSNPTGAAYTREQLMEICEIAAEEGLIIVADEIYEKVIYDGYRFTSVASLSDKIKAKTVLINGVSKSYSMTGWRIGYAIGPRELISAMGIIQSHTTSNANSIAQKAAAAALSGNQSEINRMVAEFQTRRNYMMSKLNRIPNISCYQPQGAFYLFPNTSAYYNTEYGGMKIRNSYGLSYYLLKEAAVALVPGSAFGADDNIRLSYATSMDKIEKGTDRIIEAMLKLKESPKYKRVALQNVMTYPKGNVEIDTAVSVEERDALVQEAEANLPFDRYFEWNANINGIIIQLRTNVPHLYDFWVENWYPAQLESDLEPHGIIYAVDGVPGRTSYGYYCPEMRTAILFNTSYYGQIRSIALGMVAQASERLLDVHGIRAAGVDFGGKGLLLVGAKGMKRGSSLLRLLEDEKARFLTNDWLFVRYRGNEAIADAPERKFYFKTESAKNFPRYARIFDRSKCENVVTTRSDWTNMKELVDECPLDLGEPYCYWGSLDSRALVDPAWIGGPQKYIKRSHLKTVALLCYEPNTPAVEKLSVEAALDYVTQGKYRSASGAGMTPYKTQPFFNPYILGTSVEQEDLQRRNFHQLFRVTTAYKVNIASIPPETIKSRLRELV; via the coding sequence ATGATTTCCAATAGAATCGGACGTCTGGAGCTTTCCCCGACTCTGCGCATCAATGCCAAGGCCAAGGCAATGAAGGCCGAGGGCATTGATGTCATTGATTTCTCCGTCGGGGAGCCCGACTTTCCCACACCGGCCGATATAAAAGAAGCCGGCAAAAAGGCAATCGACGATAACTTTACCAAATATACCGCCAATGATGGTATCCCGGAATTGAAGTCGGCTATTCGCGCCCGGCTCAAAGAGGACCACGGCCTTGAATATGCCAACAATGAAATAATCGTTTCGTCCGGCGCCAAACAGGGTCTCTATAATCTGTTCATGGCGATTCTTAACCGTGATGAGGAAGTGATTATCCCGGCGCCGTACTGGGTTTCCTACCCCCAGCAGGTGCTCATGGTTAAGGGAAAACCGGTCATTGTGCAGACCAAAGAAGAGAACGGCTTCCGTCTCACTGCCGACGAATTAAAAGCCAATCTCAATTTTAATACCAAGGCAATCATTATTAATAATCCAAGCAATCCGACCGGCGCCGCCTACACCCGGGAACAGCTGATGGAGATTTGTGAAATTGCGGCCGAGGAAGGATTGATTATTGTCGCCGATGAAATTTATGAGAAGGTTATCTATGACGGGTACCGTTTCACATCGGTGGCCTCACTGAGCGATAAAATAAAAGCCAAGACAGTTCTTATCAATGGTGTTTCCAAATCATATTCCATGACCGGCTGGCGTATCGGGTATGCTATCGGCCCGCGCGAATTGATCTCGGCGATGGGCATCATCCAGTCGCATACGACCTCGAACGCCAATTCCATCGCCCAGAAAGCGGCCGCGGCCGCCCTGTCCGGCAACCAGTCGGAGATCAACCGGATGGTGGCCGAGTTCCAAACCCGGCGGAATTACATGATGAGCAAACTGAATCGGATACCGAACATATCCTGCTATCAGCCTCAGGGCGCTTTCTATCTCTTCCCCAACACCTCGGCCTACTACAACACCGAATACGGCGGCATGAAAATCAGAAACTCGTACGGTCTGTCATATTACTTATTGAAAGAAGCGGCTGTGGCGCTGGTGCCCGGAAGCGCCTTCGGTGCCGACGATAATATCAGGCTGTCATATGCCACCTCGATGGACAAAATCGAAAAGGGAACCGATCGCATCATCGAAGCCATGCTGAAACTGAAGGAATCGCCGAAATACAAACGGGTCGCTTTGCAGAATGTCATGACCTATCCCAAAGGGAATGTCGAGATAGATACAGCCGTATCCGTCGAGGAGCGTGATGCTCTGGTGCAGGAAGCCGAAGCCAATCTTCCCTTCGACCGCTACTTCGAATGGAATGCCAATATTAACGGCATTATCATTCAATTGCGGACCAACGTGCCACACCTCTATGATTTCTGGGTGGAGAACTGGTACCCGGCGCAGCTTGAATCCGACCTGGAACCCCACGGCATTATTTATGCCGTCGACGGCGTCCCCGGACGGACATCATATGGCTACTATTGCCCGGAAATGAGAACCGCGATTTTGTTCAACACCAGTTATTACGGTCAGATCCGAAGCATCGCTCTGGGCATGGTGGCCCAGGCCAGCGAGCGGCTTCTCGATGTGCATGGTATTCGGGCGGCCGGCGTCGATTTCGGCGGCAAGGGCCTGCTCCTTGTGGGCGCCAAAGGCATGAAACGCGGCTCATCACTTTTACGATTGCTCGAGGATGAAAAAGCCCGCTTCCTGACCAATGACTGGCTGTTCGTACGTTATCGCGGCAATGAAGCCATTGCCGATGCTCCCGAACGCAAATTTTATTTTAAAACCGAGAGCGCCAAGAACTTTCCGCGGTATGCCCGAATCTTCGATCGCAGCAAATGCGAAAATGTCGTGACGACCCGGTCCGACTGGACCAACATGAAAGAACTTGTTGATGAATGCCCTCTCGATCTGGGCGAGCCATACTGCTACTGGGGCAGCCTCGATTCGAGAGCGCTGGTCGATCCGGCCTGGATCGGCGGCCCGCAAAAGTACATCAAACGCTCGCATCTGAAAACGGTCGCGTTGCTATGCTACGAGCCCAATACCCCGGCAGTGGAAAAACTGTCAGTGGAAGCCGCCCTCGATTATGTCACTCAGGGAAAATACCGCTCTGCTTCCGGAGCCGGCATGACACCATATAAAACGCAGCCGTTCTTCAATCCTTATATTCTGGGCACTTCGGTTGAGCAGGAAGATTTGCAGCGCCGCAATTTCCACCAGTTGTTCCGCGTAACAACGGCATACAAAGTGAATATAGCATCAATTCCGCCCGAGACGATTAAATCCCGTCTCCGGGAATTGGTTTAA
- the pta gene encoding phosphate acetyltransferase, with amino-acid sequence MNILDSIKEKARAKKRKVVLPEGTEPRVIKAAKILVEQKIASVVLLGNKDEIGRLAAEAELNLSLVRVIDPSVSELIPDFAKTLFEKRKHKGITEAQATETVKNVLFFGAMMVEKGMVDGCVAGSVNTTGDVMRAAIQVIGLAPGINTVSGAFMMVLPKFRDEENKIFMYADSAVVPNPDAAQLASIAVSTAETMYKLTGQEPRVAMLSFSTRGSAKHEDVDKVLEALALVRKEHPELKVDGEMQLDAAIIPEIASRKAPGSDVAGKANVLIFPDLDAGNIGYKLTERLAGATATGPIVQGLRLPMNDLSRGCSAQDIVDVSAIAVLMKG; translated from the coding sequence CTGAATATTCTTGATTCCATAAAGGAAAAGGCACGGGCTAAAAAGAGAAAGGTGGTCCTTCCCGAAGGTACCGAACCGCGGGTTATCAAAGCTGCCAAAATACTTGTCGAGCAGAAAATCGCATCGGTGGTACTTCTCGGCAATAAAGACGAAATCGGCCGACTGGCCGCCGAGGCAGAACTGAATCTGAGCCTGGTTCGCGTAATCGATCCCTCCGTATCGGAATTAATCCCCGATTTCGCCAAGACCTTATTCGAAAAAAGAAAACATAAGGGTATCACTGAGGCCCAGGCGACTGAGACCGTCAAAAACGTCCTCTTTTTCGGCGCCATGATGGTTGAAAAAGGCATGGTGGACGGCTGTGTGGCAGGCTCCGTCAATACCACCGGTGATGTCATGCGGGCGGCGATCCAGGTGATCGGCCTGGCGCCGGGTATCAACACCGTTTCTGGTGCCTTTATGATGGTGCTGCCTAAATTCCGCGATGAGGAAAACAAGATATTTATGTATGCCGATTCCGCCGTGGTCCCCAATCCGGATGCGGCGCAACTGGCCTCGATCGCGGTTTCGACTGCCGAAACGATGTACAAACTGACGGGACAGGAACCGCGGGTGGCGATGCTTTCATTTTCCACCAGGGGATCGGCCAAACATGAGGATGTTGACAAAGTTCTGGAGGCTCTGGCCCTGGTCCGCAAAGAGCATCCTGAACTCAAGGTCGACGGCGAAATGCAACTCGACGCCGCCATCATTCCCGAAATCGCCTCGCGCAAAGCGCCGGGATCGGATGTTGCCGGCAAAGCCAATGTGCTTATATTCCCCGATCTCGATGCCGGCAATATCGGCTACAAACTGACCGAGAGGCTGGCCGGGGCCACCGCGACCGGGCCGATTGTGCAGGGTCTGCGGCTGCCGATGAACGATTTGTCGCGCGGCTGCTCGGCCCAGGATATTGTTGATGTCTCAGCGATTGCTGTACTTATGAAAGGATAG
- a CDS encoding glycolate oxidase subunit GlcD, whose amino-acid sequence MHNFDGLRNRFGKRLILETDSFPDYSRDASEIRVKAPAIIFPDNETEVVEIMSLCREGGIPVVFRGAGTGYTGGAVPVPDGLVLSLEHLKKLELDPKQKRAFCGPGIITIDLMKAAEKHNLFYPPDPASYDESTLGGNVAECAGGLHCKKYGVTKDYIIGLRAVTIDGKIIETGVYSNGDIFDLSGIIIGSEGLLAAVTEIAARLIELPTFGPTILAAFGDPEDAAQTVAEITRCGIVPSVMEYMDGDSVACSNDYEKSIEIDNAAAILLFETSGDKCLSEAEQIEDICRRFRVIFLTRENNRGKAEKLWKIRRNLSKAVKEAARHKISEDVCVPPSKLPELVHFVAQLNEKSPIRINSYGHAGDGNLHVNFLAQSDDNHELALIDEGIKQLFDKTLRLGGTLTGEHGIGLTKRDFLHLEFDEPTLDHMKKIRNAFDPYHLLNPGKLFSNS is encoded by the coding sequence ATGCATAACTTTGACGGTCTCAGGAATAGGTTTGGCAAAAGACTTATTCTTGAGACCGATTCTTTTCCCGATTATTCCCGCGATGCTTCAGAAATTCGCGTCAAAGCTCCCGCCATAATTTTTCCGGATAATGAAACCGAAGTTGTTGAAATCATGAGTCTTTGCCGCGAAGGCGGGATTCCTGTCGTCTTTCGCGGGGCCGGAACCGGCTATACCGGCGGCGCCGTTCCGGTGCCCGATGGGCTGGTGCTTTCGCTGGAACATTTGAAGAAACTGGAGCTGGATCCAAAACAAAAACGGGCCTTCTGCGGCCCCGGCATTATTACCATCGATTTGATGAAGGCGGCGGAAAAACATAATCTTTTTTATCCGCCCGACCCGGCCAGCTATGATGAATCGACCCTGGGCGGCAATGTCGCCGAATGCGCCGGCGGGCTGCATTGCAAAAAGTATGGCGTTACCAAGGATTATATCATCGGCCTCAGGGCGGTTACAATAGATGGAAAAATTATCGAAACCGGCGTCTATTCTAATGGCGATATCTTTGATTTATCAGGAATCATTATTGGTTCCGAGGGGCTTTTGGCTGCCGTCACCGAGATTGCTGCCCGACTGATCGAACTTCCCACTTTCGGCCCAACCATTCTGGCCGCCTTCGGCGATCCCGAAGATGCTGCGCAAACCGTTGCCGAAATCACCAGATGCGGCATCGTGCCATCGGTAATGGAATACATGGATGGCGATTCGGTGGCCTGCTCGAATGATTATGAGAAATCGATTGAAATCGATAATGCCGCCGCGATTTTGCTGTTTGAAACATCGGGGGATAAATGTCTGTCGGAGGCGGAGCAAATTGAAGATATCTGCCGCCGGTTCAGAGTTATATTTTTGACCAGAGAAAACAATCGAGGAAAAGCGGAAAAGCTCTGGAAAATCAGGCGGAATTTGTCCAAAGCCGTCAAAGAAGCGGCCCGCCACAAAATATCGGAAGATGTCTGTGTGCCGCCCTCGAAGCTGCCGGAACTTGTTCACTTTGTGGCCCAACTCAATGAAAAATCACCGATACGCATAAATTCTTATGGTCATGCCGGCGACGGCAACCTTCATGTGAATTTCCTGGCCCAAAGCGATGACAATCATGAGTTGGCCCTGATCGATGAAGGAATAAAACAGCTTTTCGATAAAACACTCCGACTTGGCGGAACCCTGACCGGAGAACATGGCATCGGTTTGACGAAAAGGGATTTCCTGCATCTCGAATTCGACGAGCCGACTCTCGACCACATGAAAAAGATTAGAAATGCCTTCGATCCCTACCATCTGCTGAATCCGGGGAAATTATTTTCAAATTCGTAA
- a CDS encoding peptide chain release factor 2 (programmed frameshift): protein MINDIRDSISDLETRLSKLRGFFDLDKRREKINKLEEKTAAPDFWNDNQAAQAVLKEISEHKKWLEKIDKLNSELSDLKELAAMIEDEDISDQDEIRSSLTVLETAVGSLEFTTQLSGPDDARNAILTIHPGAGGTESQDWADMLFRMYNRWCEIRGFKVTLLDYQPGEEAGLKSATMEVEGEYAFGYLKAESGVHRLVRISPFDANSRRHTSFVSIYVFPEVDDTIEIEINDDDLRVDTYRASGAGGQHVNKTSSAVRLTHLPTGIVVQCQNERSQIKNRSTAMKMLRSRLYQMELEEQRKKKQQMEQSKKKIEWGSQIRSYVFHPYNMVKDHRTSVETSNIQAVMDGAIDRFIEAYLSDPDFKDN from the exons ATGATAAACGACATAAGAGATAGCATAAGTGATTTGGAGACACGACTTTCCAAA TTGCGAGGTTTCTTTGACCTCGATAAACGTCGTGAAAAAATTAACAAATTAGAAGAAAAAACGGCCGCGCCCGACTTTTGGAACGATAATCAGGCGGCGCAGGCGGTGCTCAAGGAAATTTCCGAGCACAAAAAATGGCTCGAAAAAATCGATAAGCTTAACTCCGAGCTTTCTGATCTGAAAGAACTTGCTGCCATGATCGAAGATGAAGACATTTCCGATCAGGATGAAATTCGCAGCTCGCTTACTGTTCTTGAGACAGCCGTCGGGAGTCTTGAGTTCACCACTCAGCTATCCGGCCCTGATGATGCCCGCAATGCCATTCTCACGATTCATCCCGGCGCCGGAGGCACCGAATCGCAGGATTGGGCCGACATGTTGTTTCGTATGTACAATCGCTGGTGTGAAATTCGGGGATTCAAAGTGACTTTGCTCGACTACCAGCCGGGTGAAGAAGCCGGGTTGAAATCGGCCACGATGGAGGTCGAAGGTGAATATGCTTTCGGCTATCTCAAGGCCGAATCGGGCGTTCATCGGTTGGTTCGCATTTCGCCGTTCGACGCCAATAGCCGTCGGCACACCTCCTTTGTCTCCATATACGTTTTTCCTGAGGTGGACGATACCATTGAGATTGAGATTAATGATGATGATCTTCGCGTCGACACCTATCGCGCATCCGGAGCCGGCGGACAGCATGTCAACAAGACCTCCTCGGCAGTGCGCCTTACTCATTTACCGACCGGTATTGTCGTCCAGTGCCAGAATGAACGCAGCCAGATAAAAAACCGGTCAACGGCAATGAAAATGTTGCGCTCCCGTCTGTATCAAATGGAGTTGGAAGAGCAGCGCAAAAAGAAACAGCAGATGGAACAGTCAAAAAAGAAAATAGAATGGGGATCCCAGATACGCAGTTATGTCTTTCACCCTTATAATATGGTCAAGGATCACCGGACCAGCGTCGAGACCTCCAATATCCAGGCGGTCATGGACGGTGCCATTGATCGTTTTATCGAGGCCTATCTGTCCGATCCCGATTTTAAAGATAACTAA
- a CDS encoding FmdB family transcriptional regulator, whose amino-acid sequence MPTYQYRCTECEHEFEKFQPISDDPVSVCPECSGYTERIITGGAGFLLKGSGFYSTDYRSNSYKKGEQKYKTDVTAPAKTESKSDSPAKSTEKKV is encoded by the coding sequence ATGCCTACTTATCAATATAGATGCACGGAATGTGAACACGAGTTTGAGAAATTTCAGCCGATCTCCGACGATCCTGTTTCGGTCTGCCCCGAGTGCAGCGGTTACACCGAGCGGATAATAACCGGCGGCGCGGGCTTCCTCCTCAAAGGCTCCGGCTTCTACTCGACTGATTATCGCAGCAATTCCTATAAAAAGGGCGAGCAGAAATATAAAACCGACGTTACGGCGCCGGCCAAAACTGAAAGTAAATCGGATTCTCCGGCCAAAAGCACTGAAAAAAAGGTCTGA